In a single window of the Natronorubrum halophilum genome:
- a CDS encoding HAD family hydrolase codes for MPRAVVFDLDYTLAVPTQDRATILQAATAAADAPALTREEYLEAHRQNLTRETREPIFADLLEGRETDADPATVADAYRETIAASLEPLPGVESMLEDLRREYRVGLLTNGPVRAQRDKITTLGWERAFDAALVTGELEAGKPDRRAFDAILRELDIDREDAIYVGDEVEADIYGATNAGLEAIQVLLEDGPDPDPRAVAHVHQADVAAKIPSLVASRYCNGT; via the coding sequence ATGCCACGGGCGGTCGTCTTTGACCTCGACTACACGCTCGCCGTGCCTACGCAGGACCGCGCGACGATTCTGCAGGCGGCAACCGCCGCCGCCGATGCGCCGGCGCTCACCCGCGAGGAGTACCTCGAGGCCCATCGCCAGAACCTCACCCGCGAGACGCGCGAACCGATTTTCGCCGATCTGCTCGAGGGGCGGGAGACGGACGCCGATCCGGCGACGGTCGCCGACGCCTACCGCGAAACGATCGCGGCGTCGCTCGAGCCCTTACCGGGTGTCGAATCCATGCTCGAGGACCTCAGACGCGAGTATCGCGTCGGCTTGCTCACCAACGGTCCCGTCCGCGCCCAGCGGGACAAGATCACCACGCTCGGCTGGGAACGCGCCTTCGACGCCGCGCTCGTGACGGGCGAACTCGAGGCCGGCAAACCGGACCGTCGCGCCTTCGACGCGATCCTCCGCGAACTCGACATCGACCGCGAGGACGCGATCTACGTCGGCGACGAGGTCGAAGCAGACATCTACGGCGCGACGAACGCCGGACTGGAGGCCATACAGGTGTTGCTCGAGGACGGCCCCGACCCCGACCCGCGTGCCGTCGCCCACGTCCACCAGGCCGACGTCGCGGCGAAAATTCCGTCACTCGTCGCATCCCGGTACTGCAACGGGACGTGA